The following proteins are co-located in the Streptomyces bottropensis ATCC 25435 genome:
- a CDS encoding IS5 family transposase (programmed frameshift): MVGIVERLVPDELWELFQRVVPEAPSRPQGGGRRRHGDREVLAAIVFVATSGCTWQQLPSASFGPSGATAHRRFAEWSKARVWARLHRLVLDELGARGELDWSRCAIDSVNMRALKKGDLTGPNPVDRGKYGSKIHLITERSGLPISVAISGANLHDSQALIPLVKGIPPIRSRRGRRRRRPGKLHADKGYDYAHLRRWLRKRGITHRIARKGVESSQRLGRHRWTIERTMAWLAGCRRLHRRYERKADHFLAFTSIACTLICYRRLAK, encoded by the exons ATGGTGGGGATCGTTGAGCGGCTGGTGCCGGACGAGTTGTGGGAGTTGTTCCAGCGGGTGGTGCCGGAGGCGCCGTCGCGGCCGCAGGGCGGTGGTCGGCGTCGGCACGGCGACCGGGAAGTACTGGCCGCGATCGTCTTCGTGGCTACGTCGGGTTGTACCTGGCAGCAGCTGCCTTCGGCGTCGTTCGGCCCGTCCGGAGCAACCGCCCACCGGCGGTTCGCCGAGTGGTCGAAGGCAAGGGTGTGGGCCAGGCTCCACCGCCTGGTCCTCGACGAACTCGGTGCCCGCGGTGAGCTGGACTGGTCGCGGTGCGCGATCGACTCGGTGAACATGCGGGCCCTGAAAA AGGGGGACCTGACGGGTCCGAATCCTGTCGACCGGGGCAAGTACGGATCGAAGATCCACCTGATCACCGAACGGTCAGGTCTGCCCATATCTGTCGCCATTTCCGGGGCCAACCTGCACGACAGCCAGGCCCTGATCCCGCTGGTGAAGGGCATCCCGCCGATCCGCTCGCGCCGCGGCCGGCGACGGCGCCGGCCCGGCAAACTCCATGCCGACAAGGGCTACGACTACGCCCACCTGCGGCGATGGTTACGCAAGCGCGGCATCACCCACCGCATCGCCCGCAAGGGAGTCGAGTCCTCGCAACGGCTGGGGCGCCACCGCTGGACCATCGAACGCACGATGGCCTGGCTCGCCGGCTGCCGCCGCCTCCACCGACGCTACGAACGCAAGGCCGACCACTTCCTCGCCTTCACCAGCATCGCCTGCACCCTCATCTGCTACCGCAGACTCGCCAAATGA
- a CDS encoding intradiol ring-cleavage dioxygenase produces the protein MTVNHEEEVHEHDRGLSYDLPLLARRRMVRLLAGVSLVPLVGCTSEEETTASSSPSPSPSSASSPVQCETIPEETEGPFPGDGSNGVNVLKESGVVRSDITQSFGDSAGGTAEGVPLTITLTVVDAASGCGTPKKGAAVYIWQCDREGRYSLYNDGVTDENYLRGVQEADGKGQVTFKSIFPGCYPGRWPHVHFEVYDSLADATAARSITNTSQLALPKGVSDRVYATGGYSESVRNLSELSLESDMVFSDGYNQQLAKVTGTVDQGYTATLTVPV, from the coding sequence ATGACCGTAAACCACGAGGAAGAAGTGCACGAGCACGACCGGGGCCTCTCCTACGACCTTCCCCTTCTCGCCCGTCGCCGGATGGTACGGCTGCTGGCGGGGGTGAGCCTGGTGCCGCTGGTGGGCTGCACTTCCGAGGAGGAGACCACGGCGTCCTCGTCCCCGTCGCCCTCCCCGTCGTCCGCGTCGTCGCCCGTTCAGTGCGAGACGATCCCCGAGGAGACCGAAGGCCCCTTCCCCGGCGACGGTTCCAACGGCGTCAACGTCCTGAAGGAGAGCGGTGTCGTCCGCAGCGACATCACGCAGAGCTTCGGCGACTCCGCAGGGGGTACCGCCGAGGGCGTGCCCCTGACGATCACGCTCACGGTGGTGGACGCCGCCTCCGGCTGCGGCACCCCCAAGAAGGGCGCCGCCGTCTACATCTGGCAATGCGACCGGGAGGGCAGGTACTCCCTGTACAACGACGGCGTGACGGACGAGAACTACCTGCGCGGCGTCCAGGAGGCGGACGGCAAGGGACAGGTCACGTTCAAGAGCATCTTCCCCGGCTGCTACCCGGGCCGCTGGCCGCACGTCCACTTCGAGGTCTACGACAGCCTGGCCGACGCCACCGCGGCCAGGTCCATCACGAACACCTCGCAGCTCGCGCTGCCGAAGGGCGTGAGCGACAGGGTGTACGCCACCGGCGGATACAGCGAGAGCGTGAGGAATCTCAGCGAGCTCTCCCTGGAGTCGGACATGGTCTTCAGCGACGGCTACAACCAGCAGCTCGCGAAAGTCACCGGCACCGTCGATCAGGGGTACACCGCGACGCTGACGGTTCCGGTGTGA
- a CDS encoding toxin-antitoxin system HicB family antitoxin: protein MSVTTMTLRIPDELAPSIKAAASGANMSVNAWIVRAARRAATLDAAHQLAGLGLGDDLAGEGDTL from the coding sequence ATGTCTGTCACCACAATGACGCTGCGCATCCCCGATGAACTCGCCCCCTCGATCAAGGCGGCGGCTTCGGGCGCCAACATGAGTGTGAACGCGTGGATAGTCCGTGCCGCCCGCCGCGCCGCGACCCTCGATGCCGCGCACCAGCTCGCCGGCCTCGGCCTCGGAGACGATCTCGCGGGCGAGGGAGACACTCTGTGA
- a CDS encoding DEAD/DEAH box helicase, whose product MSSTGRADQREAAQREAIDAVLRALELPARSLVPERGLRTQVIMATGSGKTRVAVRSAEELHAGRVLVLVPSLDLLAQTEAAWREGGRRGPMIGVSSLRGEEVSFPNTTDVDELVEWTRGLDKVTVYATYASLGLGTLERAHAAGLSAWDLIVVDEAHRVSGRIGKPWAVVHDNQKIPSLRRLYMTATPRLWQLGDEDEAGAPGELVASMEDDPEGPFGSRAFTLTLSEAIDRGICAPYQVVCVDVTDTALQAAQLLGAEGRSAEVRGARLAALQTALVKASAEEGFRRTLVFHHQVREAEAFAAGLPDVAAQLHASDPELYPATIWADWLCGDHKPLHRRRLLGEFAAGIATDGTVVEKCFLCSVKVLSEGVDTKKCDSVYWADVRGSMPDLVQAVGRALRMQPGEGKVASLVVPVLLGPGETADNMLTSRAFGGLAKLLEALRAHDARIVESLAEQQAPSRYKPVSKDESGKSSGGSGEGSGGVSGPAKALLKFSTPRDPAALAAFINLRVLNPEHEHWRRGVEAAVIYARVHGDLKVPFTFRVPAGDEAATEGEGWPASLAGFPLGQWTADARRFYARGDMDADRVAQLEKLGMIWSHFDVAWEEGLSAARGWAAEHGHLLAPLDATYQGYRVGIFLKNARAAARKAAEIEQRRAEGLPVESSAGALSDERREQLEEIDASWCPSWPVTWQRCFHLVRMHLDAGKALPTTAGEVLRQGEDLGRWVKSVRLGWDQLTTVQQWLCEQVLGVQPATEDEKPPPRRTQADKWAMNYEAAKQFYEREGHLQVPRKHIERTVGEDQEEREHRLGAWVGNQRSRAATLTPERMEQLSAIGMRWT is encoded by the coding sequence ATGTCGAGCACAGGCCGCGCTGACCAGCGAGAGGCAGCCCAGCGAGAAGCCATTGATGCGGTCCTGCGTGCCCTCGAACTGCCTGCAAGATCGCTTGTGCCGGAGCGGGGTCTGCGGACACAGGTGATCATGGCGACCGGGTCCGGGAAGACCCGGGTGGCGGTCCGCAGCGCGGAGGAGCTCCACGCGGGCCGTGTGCTGGTGCTCGTGCCCTCGCTGGACCTGCTCGCCCAGACCGAGGCCGCGTGGCGTGAGGGGGGCCGCCGGGGGCCGATGATCGGGGTGTCCTCGCTGCGGGGCGAGGAGGTGTCCTTCCCCAACACCACGGACGTGGACGAGCTGGTGGAGTGGACGCGGGGCCTGGACAAGGTGACGGTGTACGCCACGTACGCCAGTCTCGGTCTGGGCACGCTGGAGCGGGCGCACGCTGCGGGTTTGTCGGCTTGGGACCTGATCGTCGTGGACGAGGCTCACCGGGTTTCCGGCCGGATCGGGAAGCCGTGGGCGGTCGTCCACGACAACCAGAAGATCCCGTCCCTGCGCCGGTTGTACATGACGGCCACGCCCCGGCTGTGGCAGCTCGGGGACGAGGACGAGGCCGGCGCACCGGGCGAGCTGGTCGCGAGCATGGAAGACGATCCCGAGGGCCCCTTCGGCAGCAGGGCGTTCACTTTGACGCTCTCGGAGGCCATCGACAGGGGAATCTGTGCCCCCTACCAGGTCGTATGCGTGGACGTCACCGACACCGCGCTCCAGGCCGCGCAGCTCCTGGGCGCGGAAGGCCGGTCGGCAGAGGTCCGTGGGGCACGGCTCGCTGCCCTGCAGACCGCCCTGGTGAAGGCGTCGGCCGAGGAGGGCTTCCGCCGCACGCTGGTCTTCCACCACCAGGTCCGCGAGGCCGAAGCGTTCGCGGCCGGCCTTCCCGACGTCGCCGCGCAGCTGCACGCATCCGACCCCGAGCTGTACCCGGCCACGATCTGGGCGGACTGGCTGTGCGGGGATCACAAGCCGCTGCATCGGCGGCGTCTGCTGGGCGAGTTCGCTGCCGGGATCGCCACGGACGGCACGGTCGTGGAGAAGTGCTTCCTGTGCTCGGTGAAGGTCTTGAGCGAGGGGGTCGACACCAAAAAATGTGACTCCGTGTACTGGGCGGATGTGCGGGGCTCCATGCCGGACCTGGTCCAGGCGGTGGGCCGGGCGCTGCGGATGCAGCCGGGCGAGGGCAAGGTGGCAAGCCTGGTGGTGCCGGTTCTGCTCGGGCCCGGGGAGACGGCGGACAACATGCTCACCTCCCGGGCGTTCGGCGGGCTGGCCAAGCTGTTGGAGGCGCTGCGGGCGCACGACGCGCGGATCGTGGAAAGCCTCGCGGAGCAGCAGGCCCCGAGCCGCTACAAGCCCGTCAGCAAGGACGAGAGCGGGAAGAGCTCGGGCGGGAGCGGCGAGGGCTCCGGGGGCGTCAGCGGCCCCGCCAAGGCCCTGCTGAAGTTCTCCACGCCCCGCGACCCGGCCGCCCTCGCCGCGTTCATCAACCTGCGCGTCCTCAACCCCGAGCACGAGCACTGGCGGCGCGGTGTGGAGGCGGCCGTCATCTACGCCCGCGTGCATGGCGACTTGAAGGTGCCATTCACGTTCCGCGTCCCGGCCGGGGATGAGGCCGCCACCGAAGGCGAGGGGTGGCCGGCCTCGCTCGCCGGGTTCCCGCTGGGGCAGTGGACCGCCGACGCCCGCCGCTTCTACGCCCGCGGGGACATGGACGCGGACCGCGTCGCCCAGCTGGAGAAGCTCGGCATGATCTGGAGCCACTTCGACGTCGCGTGGGAGGAGGGCCTGTCCGCCGCGCGCGGGTGGGCCGCCGAACACGGGCACCTCCTGGCCCCGCTGGACGCCACCTACCAGGGGTACCGGGTGGGCATCTTTTTGAAAAACGCGCGTGCCGCCGCCCGCAAGGCTGCCGAGATCGAGCAGCGGCGTGCCGAGGGACTGCCCGTGGAGTCGTCGGCCGGGGCGCTGTCGGACGAGCGGCGCGAGCAACTGGAGGAGATCGACGCGTCCTGGTGCCCGAGCTGGCCAGTGACCTGGCAGCGGTGCTTCCACCTCGTGCGGATGCACCTGGACGCCGGTAAGGCGCTGCCCACCACGGCGGGCGAAGTCCTGCGCCAGGGCGAAGACCTCGGGCGGTGGGTGAAGTCAGTGCGGCTGGGGTGGGACCAGCTCACGACCGTGCAGCAGTGGCTGTGCGAGCAGGTCCTCGGGGTCCAGCCCGCCACCGAGGACGAGAAGCCGCCCCCGCGCCGCACACAGGCCGACAAGTGGGCGATGAACTACGAGGCCGCCAAGCAGTTCTACGAGCGCGAGGGACACCTTCAGGTCCCGAGGAAGCACATCGAGCGGACCGTCGGCGAGGACCAGGAGGAACGGGAGCACCGGCTTGGTGCATGGGTCGGGAATCAGCGGAGCAGGGCCGCCACGCTGACGCCGGAACGGATGGAACAGCTGTCCGCCATCGGCATGCGCTGGACATAG
- a CDS encoding IS1634 family transposase → MYVKTTKRENKSGTVRYLHLAHNEWDPVKGRAVPKVLFTFGREDDLDRDAVKRLVASLSRLLEPGEALASTAAGDLEFVSSVPFGGTYVLDHLWRRLKIDRIVGQVGQPKRGRRRDMSVTERVLFSMVANRALAPSSKLAAADWVTHDVHVDGLPATDDDACYRAMDWLHEVQDDLEKRVFDEVANLLNLEVDLLFFDTTSTYFELEEADEPVARDDKGRLLPAADDTPADADDSGDAPDQAGFRTFGKSKDSRDDLPQIVIGMAVTRDGIPVRVWSWPGNTGDSKLIRQVKDDMRDWTLSKIVWVTDRGFSSERNRRYLRQGDNAYIVGEKLRSGSPEVKAALSRQGRYGEIAQNMRVKDVRISDTERFVICHNPEAATRDQHIREQLVAQLTTLIDGTDKLSEFKRGELRGRIADKPGLNRYLRTSPAGKLRIDTAKIKAEENLDGKYLLRCSDPHLSAEDIALGYKQLLEVERGWRDMKQIIDLRPVYHRLEKRIRVHVILCWLALLLIRITEITTGATWPTVRRELDRLHLGTFTGPTGLFQQVTTLTKPQTDLLAKLAIPTPKQIIALEPTPR, encoded by the coding sequence GTGTATGTGAAGACGACGAAGCGGGAGAACAAGTCCGGCACGGTCCGGTACCTGCACCTGGCTCACAACGAGTGGGATCCGGTGAAGGGCCGGGCGGTCCCGAAGGTGCTGTTCACGTTCGGCCGTGAGGACGACCTCGACCGGGACGCGGTGAAGCGCCTGGTCGCGTCTCTGTCGCGGCTGCTGGAACCGGGCGAGGCACTGGCGTCGACCGCGGCGGGTGACCTGGAGTTCGTCTCCTCGGTCCCGTTCGGCGGCACCTACGTCCTCGATCATCTGTGGCGTCGACTGAAGATCGACAGGATCGTCGGGCAGGTCGGGCAGCCCAAGCGGGGCCGGCGCCGGGACATGTCGGTGACCGAGCGGGTGCTGTTCTCCATGGTCGCGAACCGGGCCCTGGCCCCGTCGTCGAAGCTGGCCGCCGCGGACTGGGTCACGCACGACGTGCATGTCGACGGCCTGCCGGCCACCGACGACGACGCCTGCTACCGGGCGATGGACTGGCTCCACGAAGTCCAGGACGACCTGGAGAAACGGGTGTTCGACGAGGTCGCGAACCTTCTCAACCTCGAGGTCGACCTGCTGTTCTTCGACACCACCAGCACCTACTTCGAACTGGAGGAGGCCGACGAGCCCGTCGCCCGCGACGACAAGGGCCGCCTCCTGCCCGCCGCAGACGACACTCCCGCCGACGCCGACGACAGCGGTGACGCCCCGGACCAGGCCGGGTTCAGGACCTTCGGCAAGTCCAAGGACTCCCGCGACGACCTGCCGCAGATCGTGATCGGGATGGCCGTCACCAGGGACGGCATCCCGGTCCGCGTCTGGTCCTGGCCCGGCAACACCGGTGACAGCAAGCTGATCCGGCAGGTCAAGGACGACATGCGCGACTGGACCCTCAGCAAGATCGTGTGGGTCACCGACCGGGGATTCTCCAGCGAACGCAACCGCCGCTACCTCCGCCAGGGCGACAACGCCTACATCGTCGGCGAGAAACTCCGCTCAGGCAGCCCGGAGGTGAAGGCCGCCCTGTCCCGGCAGGGCCGCTACGGCGAGATCGCCCAGAACATGCGGGTCAAGGATGTGCGGATCTCCGACACCGAACGGTTCGTGATCTGCCACAACCCCGAAGCCGCCACCCGTGACCAGCACATACGCGAACAGCTCGTCGCCCAGCTCACCACCCTCATCGACGGCACCGACAAGCTCAGCGAGTTCAAGCGCGGCGAACTCCGCGGGAGGATCGCCGACAAGCCCGGCCTCAACCGCTACCTCCGCACGAGCCCGGCCGGCAAGCTCCGCATCGACACCGCGAAGATCAAGGCCGAGGAGAACCTCGACGGCAAGTACCTGCTGCGATGCTCCGACCCGCACCTGTCCGCCGAGGACATCGCCCTCGGCTACAAGCAGCTCCTCGAAGTCGAGCGGGGCTGGCGGGACATGAAGCAGATCATCGACCTGCGGCCCGTCTATCACCGACTCGAGAAACGCATACGCGTGCATGTCATCCTCTGCTGGCTCGCCCTGCTGCTGATCCGCATCACCGAGATCACCACCGGCGCGACCTGGCCGACCGTCCGCCGCGAACTCGACCGGCTCCACCTCGGCACGTTCACCGGCCCCACCGGCCTGTTCCAGCAGGTCACCACTCTCACCAAGCCCCAGACCGATCTCCTGGCCAAGCTCGCCATCCCCACACCGAAGCAGATCATCGCCCTCGAACCCACACCTCGCTGA
- a CDS encoding IS5 family transposase (programmed frameshift) → MGSGRWGWIVPDGLWEIARPLLPPARVRPQGGGVANIDDEAVFAAIIYVLVSGCAWRALPPCFGASKSTVHRRFVIWSRAGVWGRLHQKILRLLDDRDLVDLSRAVLDSAHVRAKKGGELAGPSPVDRGKPGSKMHILSDANGLPLRVGVSAANTHDSQALKPMLSHFHMGHESHATDSKPQRLHADKAYDVPHLRRWLWGKRIGVRIARKGVESSERLGRRRWVIERTMSWLTGYRRLNHRYERKPGNYLAFLGLAAALCCYKRLRKLTM, encoded by the exons ATGGGGAGTGGACGGTGGGGATGGATCGTTCCGGACGGACTGTGGGAAATAGCGAGGCCGTTGTTGCCGCCGGCCCGGGTGCGTCCGCAAGGGGGCGGGGTCGCGAACATCGATGATGAGGCGGTCTTCGCCGCGATCATCTATGTGCTGGTCAGCGGTTGCGCTTGGCGTGCGTTGCCACCGTGCTTCGGGGCGTCGAAGTCGACCGTCCATCGCCGGTTCGTCATCTGGTCGCGAGCCGGGGTCTGGGGGCGGCTGCATCAGAAGATTCTCCGGCTTCTGGACGATCGGGACCTGGTCGACCTTTCCCGCGCGGTCCTTGACTCTGCCCATGTGAGGGCTA AAAAAGGGGGCGAACTTGCAGGTCCGAGCCCCGTGGACCGGGGTAAGCCCGGTTCCAAGATGCACATCCTGTCCGACGCGAACGGACTGCCTCTACGCGTCGGAGTCTCCGCCGCCAACACCCACGACAGCCAGGCCCTGAAGCCGATGCTGTCCCATTTCCACATGGGACACGAATCCCACGCGACCGATTCCAAGCCCCAACGCCTGCACGCAGACAAGGCGTACGACGTGCCTCACCTGCGGCGATGGCTGTGGGGCAAGCGCATCGGCGTCCGCATCGCCCGCAAGGGAGTCGAGTCCAGCGAGCGACTCGGCCGACGCAGGTGGGTCATCGAACGCACCATGTCCTGGCTGACCGGCTACCGCCGACTCAACCACCGCTACGAGCGGAAACCAGGCAACTACCTGGCCTTTCTCGGACTGGCCGCAGCCCTCTGCTGCTACAAACGGCTCCGGAAACTGACCATGTAG
- a CDS encoding DUF6207 family protein — protein MEPIQDVHVARPGLVVVDIAAADDATALAVQAVLAGRWATATAKRTTRIPGSPAYGCACTPTWNKRSPTAARKPGRAGRRQAPVSGGEAVGGPAVPSRCRRAWPLVAWRSRGCRGGVLCPEPCGQVRSISGW, from the coding sequence ATGGAGCCGATTCAGGATGTACATGTGGCGCGGCCGGGCCTGGTGGTCGTGGACATCGCGGCCGCCGACGACGCGACCGCGCTCGCTGTCCAGGCCGTACTCGCCGGCCGCTGGGCGACCGCCACCGCAAAGCGTACGACCCGGATCCCGGGCAGCCCGGCGTACGGCTGCGCCTGTACGCCGACCTGGAACAAGAGGTCGCCGACGGCGGCGCGGAAACCGGGCAGAGCGGGGCGGCGGCAGGCCCCCGTCTCCGGGGGTGAGGCGGTCGGCGGCCCGGCGGTGCCGTCGCGGTGCCGCCGGGCGTGGCCGCTCGTAGCCTGGAGGTCTCGGGGTTGTCGCGGAGGTGTGCTGTGCCCCGAACCGTGTGGTCAGGTGCGATCAATTTCGGGCTGGTGA
- a CDS encoding site-specific integrase: MPENEGVERDLSALELPQWGRLRETGDPWDPYQLIDKDGRICAEAQAFFKDLQAAGRENTTLRSYALDLLRWLRFLWVLDISWDRATSVEARDFMRWMLLADKPVRVHWRR; the protein is encoded by the coding sequence ATGCCTGAGAACGAGGGGGTCGAGCGTGATCTGTCTGCTCTGGAGCTGCCGCAGTGGGGCCGCTTACGAGAGACCGGTGATCCCTGGGATCCGTACCAGCTGATCGACAAGGATGGGCGGATCTGCGCGGAGGCTCAGGCGTTCTTCAAGGACCTCCAGGCCGCGGGCCGCGAAAACACGACCCTGCGCTCCTACGCGCTGGACCTGCTGCGCTGGCTGCGATTCCTCTGGGTGCTCGACATCAGCTGGGACCGGGCGACCAGCGTCGAGGCTAGGGACTTCATGCGCTGGATGCTGCTGGCCGACAAGCCCGTACGCGTGCACTGGCGTAGATGA
- a CDS encoding DUF3626 domain-containing protein has protein sequence MGGDGSWWLQEKALRHVASLSVGRPLDSRLRLTMNFHPDRLVGERPILLRMAEDGVYRSQFVTGTSNGGLTAYPGGDRWRWESRIFGGAYDCAAPDERPVYGALNYRHVSVGGAPRFGSSYFRLAAHTLARATFCYPDSSTGPSAFGVASRFALIDLAEADALDALDGHIEAQIHGTVRLDRDVEALVLDPSYRGTAVEADARRLPCPVEWHPGYHLTVEHLRRHPDYRGQEYVDLGAELAANGSVDPRIIGEAASSGHYDPQDLKKVWHCLARFGAPPLARSETPSLVATWPAFRAIQGFWSPRRGEGAGQRAGVW, from the coding sequence ATGGGTGGTGATGGTTCCTGGTGGCTGCAGGAGAAGGCTTTGCGGCATGTGGCGTCCCTGTCGGTCGGGCGCCCACTCGATTCGCGGCTGCGGTTGACGATGAACTTCCATCCCGACCGCTTGGTGGGCGAGCGTCCGATCCTTCTCAGGATGGCGGAAGACGGCGTCTACCGCTCGCAGTTCGTGACCGGCACCAGCAACGGCGGTCTGACTGCGTATCCGGGTGGGGACCGGTGGCGCTGGGAGAGCCGTATCTTCGGTGGTGCCTATGACTGCGCCGCACCTGACGAGCGGCCGGTCTACGGCGCGCTGAACTACCGGCACGTATCCGTCGGCGGGGCGCCTCGGTTTGGCTCCTCGTACTTCAGGCTCGCCGCCCACACCCTCGCACGCGCGACGTTCTGCTACCCGGACAGCTCGACCGGCCCTTCGGCGTTCGGTGTCGCGAGCCGTTTTGCTCTGATCGACTTGGCCGAGGCCGACGCGCTGGACGCCTTGGACGGTCACATCGAGGCACAGATCCACGGGACCGTCAGGCTTGACCGTGATGTGGAGGCACTTGTCCTGGATCCCAGCTATCGCGGAACAGCCGTAGAAGCCGATGCCCGCCGGCTTCCGTGCCCTGTCGAATGGCACCCTGGCTACCACCTGACCGTGGAGCATCTGCGGCGCCACCCGGACTACCGCGGACAGGAGTACGTCGACCTGGGCGCCGAGCTCGCGGCCAACGGCAGCGTCGATCCCCGCATTATCGGCGAGGCGGCCTCCTCCGGCCACTACGACCCGCAGGATCTCAAGAAGGTCTGGCACTGCCTGGCGCGCTTCGGCGCGCCGCCCCTTGCCCGCAGTGAAACCCCGAGCCTGGTCGCCACCTGGCCTGCGTTCCGCGCAATTCAGGGGTTCTGGAGTCCCCGCCGAGGTGAAGGTGCAGGTCAGCGGGCTGGAGTCTGGTGA
- a CDS encoding DUF6192 family protein produces the protein MTRERYDELVKLGRDWVTTMSSAQWRLGDAAVEIEPMRSYGGANPSGKDDLFTVSEALRMFAEDVGLAYTMVRSYRWVSSRWPKERRRTDVSRTIHKILASIPDEQERFEAVTNPPSSPRGGQLRWTHDSAKRVVGWKVDSPESVQEKVEAIHDLATDDAVAAVVTTDFLRRPAVADKAMADDYPDYGLVA, from the coding sequence GTGACCCGGGAACGCTACGACGAGCTGGTCAAGCTGGGCCGGGACTGGGTCACGACGATGAGCAGTGCCCAGTGGCGGCTCGGGGATGCGGCTGTGGAAATCGAGCCGATGCGTTCGTATGGGGGTGCGAATCCGTCAGGGAAGGACGACCTGTTCACGGTCAGCGAGGCCCTCCGCATGTTCGCCGAAGACGTCGGCCTGGCCTACACGATGGTCCGCAGTTACCGGTGGGTGTCCTCGCGCTGGCCGAAGGAGCGCCGGCGGACGGACGTCTCGCGCACGATCCACAAGATCCTGGCCAGCATCCCCGATGAGCAGGAACGTTTCGAGGCGGTCACCAACCCCCCGTCCAGCCCGCGAGGCGGACAGCTGCGGTGGACGCACGACAGCGCGAAACGCGTGGTGGGCTGGAAGGTCGACTCCCCGGAGAGCGTCCAGGAGAAGGTGGAAGCGATCCACGACCTGGCCACCGACGACGCGGTCGCGGCCGTGGTGACCACCGACTTCCTGCGCCGTCCGGCGGTCGCCGACAAGGCCATGGCCGATGATTATCCGGACTACGGCTTGGTGGCCTGA
- a CDS encoding phosphotransferase family protein — translation MRDQLAGAARAALGGGRQLEAVERLTGGTTKGVYRLTMNDATTAVAYLWEKSENYWPADEGDGDLTDPFSPGVGLDLFEASHARLASLGLRVPEVHLVDRDRTHYPADLAIVEDFPGEDLMDLFNRDPRAAEPTMARLADALAAMRRHRAPSFGKVAQIDKGGRSKAASCEEAALGFALRCLAEAASRDRRIADARGRLEERLRELAAEVRPRAEYSVVHGELGLDHVLVDRAGNPVVIDFEELLYFDVEWEHVFLRLRHSEDQYRRLAVEDLDEDRLALYKLTQHLSLTAGPLRLLDGDFPDRAFMQGIAEHHLNQALALV, via the coding sequence ATGCGGGACCAGCTGGCGGGGGCGGCCCGGGCCGCACTGGGGGGCGGTCGGCAGCTGGAGGCGGTCGAGCGGCTCACCGGCGGCACCACGAAGGGCGTGTACCGCCTCACGATGAACGACGCCACGACGGCAGTCGCCTATCTGTGGGAGAAATCGGAGAACTACTGGCCAGCGGATGAGGGCGATGGCGACCTCACCGACCCGTTCTCGCCCGGTGTCGGACTTGACCTGTTCGAGGCCAGCCACGCGCGCCTGGCCTCGCTCGGCCTGCGGGTCCCCGAGGTCCACTTGGTCGACCGGGACCGCACTCACTACCCGGCCGACCTGGCGATCGTGGAGGACTTCCCTGGCGAGGACCTGATGGACCTGTTCAACCGCGACCCGCGCGCCGCAGAGCCGACGATGGCCCGCCTCGCCGACGCCCTGGCGGCGATGCGACGCCATCGAGCGCCGTCGTTCGGCAAGGTGGCCCAGATCGACAAGGGAGGAAGGTCCAAGGCGGCGTCGTGTGAGGAGGCAGCGCTTGGGTTCGCGCTGCGCTGCCTCGCTGAGGCGGCGTCCCGTGACCGGAGGATCGCGGACGCCCGCGGCAGGCTGGAGGAACGGCTGCGTGAACTCGCCGCGGAGGTGCGGCCGCGTGCCGAGTACTCGGTCGTCCATGGCGAGCTGGGGCTGGACCACGTGCTGGTGGACCGTGCCGGTAACCCGGTCGTGATCGACTTCGAGGAGTTGCTGTACTTCGACGTCGAGTGGGAGCACGTGTTCCTGCGGCTCCGCCACTCCGAGGACCAATACCGGCGGTTGGCGGTGGAGGACCTCGACGAGGACCGACTCGCCCTCTATAAGCTCACCCAGCACCTGTCCCTGACGGCGGGGCCGCTCCGGTTGCTCGACGGAGACTTCCCCGATCGGGCGTTCATGCAGGGGATTGCCGAGCACCACTTGAACCAGGCGCTGGCGCTGGTCTGA